GAGTACATAGGAAGGGCGAACCAGTACCGGGTAACCCAGACTTTGAGCCGTTTCAACCGCATCATCTACCGAAATGACTGTTTTTCCTTTTGGTTGTGCAATTTCCAGACGGGAGAGCAAACGCTCGAACTTCTTGCGATCCTCTGCCTCATCAATGTTTTCCAGATCTGTTCCGAGAATCGTTACACCAGCGGCACGTAGTGGTGCTGCCAGGTTGATTGCTGTTTGACCACCAAACTGTACGATAACACCTACCGGCTGTTCCTGTTCGATAACGTTCATTACATCTTCGAAGAACAGGGGTTCAAAGTACAAGCGATCCGATGTATTAAAGTCCGTAGACACCGTCTCCGGGTTGTTATTGATGATAACTGCTTCATAGCCTGCTTTTTGCAGAGCCCATACCGCGTGTACTGTGGAGTAGTCAAACTCAATCCCTTGACCGATCCGGATTGGACCAGAACCAAGTACGACTACTTTTTTCTTATCTGAAGGAATGACTTCATTCTCAGTTTCGTAAGTAGAGTAGTAATATGGCGTTGTTGCTTCAAACTCAGCTGCACATGTATCTACCATTTTGTAGACTGGGCGAAGGTTTTCCTCTTCACGACGTGCTCTGATTTCAGCTTCTTTCGTCAGCGTACCTCCTGGTTGACCTTCAGCCCGCAGCTCAGCAATGGCACGGTCTGTGAAGCCAAGACGCTTCGCTTGATACAAGGTTTCGGAGGACAATTCGGATTCCTCACGAATGCGATCTTCGAAGCTGATCAGCCCTTCGAGTTTATCCAGGAACCACCAGTCAATCTTCGTCAGATCTTGAAGCTGTTGCAATGTATACCCTCTGCGGAATGCTTCAGCGATCAGGAAGATACGCTCATCGTCGGCTTTGACCAGACGCTCGTTCAGCGTTGCTTCATCCAGGGTTTCGGCATCTTTCAGATACAGACGGTGTACGCCGATTTCCAGGGAACGAACAGCTTTATGAATTGACTCTTCGAATGTACGGCCAATCGCCATAACTTCGCCTGTCGCTTTCATCTGTGTACCCAGTTTGCGGTTCGCTGAGATAAACTTGTCAAACGGCCAGCGTGGGATTTTGCTCACGATATAGTCCAGTGTTGGCTCAAAGCATGCATATGTTTGGCCCGTTACCGGATTCACGATTTCGTCCAGTGTGTAACCCATGGCAATTTTGGCAGCCATCTTAGCAATCGGATAGCCCGTTGCTTTGGAAGCTAGTGCCGAAGAACGGCTTACCCGTGGGTTAACTTCGATAACATAGTATTGGAAGCTGTGCGGATCAAGCGCAAACTGTACGTTACATCCACCTTCGATGTTGAGGGCACGGATGATTTTCAGGGAAGCTGAGCGCAGCATTTGATATTCACGGTCAGACAGCGTCTGGCTTGGCGCCACAACGATACTGTCACCTGTATGAACACCTACCGGGTCAAAGTTTTCCATGTTGCAGACTACGATACAGTTATCGTTCTTGTCACGCATAACCTCATACTCGACTTCTTTCATGCCAGCAATGCTTTTCTCCACCAGACATTGCCCTATCGGGCTGTAACGAATTCCTGCTGCTACGGTTTCGCGCAGTTCTTCTTCGTTCGCACAGATTCCGCCGCCTGTTCCACCAAGCGTGTAGGCTGGACGGACGATGATTGGATAACCAATCTCATTCGCAAAATCAAGTGATTCCTCAAGTGTTGTTACGATTACACTCTCGGGTACAGGCTGTTCCAGTTCACGCATCAGATCACGGAACAAATCACGATCTTCCGCTTTCTCAATGGATGTGAGCTGTGTTCCGAGTAGTTTGACATTCTCACGCTCAAGGACGCCAGCACGTGCCAGTTCCACAGCCATGTTCAGACCCGTTTGACCGCCAAGGGTTGGCAGCAAACCGTCTGGACGTTCCTGACGAATGATTTGCGTTACAAAATCCAGTGTAATCGGTTCAATGTACACTTTATCAGCCATGTTGGTATCCGTCATAATCGTAGCCGGGTTGCTGTTGATGAGTACAACTTCCACGCCTTCTTCTTTCAGTGCCTGGCATGCTTGTGTACCGGCATAGTCGAACTCGGCCGCTTGACCGATGACGATTGGACCTGAACCAATCACCAGGATTTTTTTGAGATCTTTGTTAATCGGCATGTTATTGTGCTCCTTTCACTGCGGCTGCCAATACGGCTTGACGCGGCTGTTGCGGGTGAGTAATCTTGTGCTCCCGAATCATCTCGATGAAGCGGTCAAACAGATAGCTGTTATCATATGGTCCTGGCGCTGCTTCCGGGTGATACTGAACGGAAAACGCCGGGAATGTTTTATGTTTCAGACCTTCAATGGTCTTATCATTATTGTTGATATGTGTCACTTCAAGCTCCGTATTTTTCACGGATTCTTCGTTTACGGTGTAACCGTGGTTCTGGGATGTGATGAAGCAACGTCCGCTCTCCAGTTCTTTAACCGGGTGGTTTCCGCCGCGGTGTCCAAACTTGAGTTTCTCTGTATCGGCTCCTGCCGCAAGTGCGAACAGTTGGTGCCCCAGGCAGATTCCGAAGATCGGATATTCGCCGAGCAGTTCACTGATCATTTTAACCGCGTGAGGAACGTCTTTCGGGTCCCCAGGGCCGTTGGACAGCTGGATGCCATCCGGGTTCATGCGGCGGATTTCGTCCGCTGTTACATCATGCGGAACTACGACAACGTCACAGTTACGTTTGCTGAGTTCACGCAAAATCCCTGTTTTTGCACCGTAGTCAACCAATACAATGCGTTCAGCCGTTCCCGGGCTGTTGTATACATGTTGAGTAGAAGTCATAGGAACCTGGTTACGCAGCTCAGCGATGCTGGTGTCTCCCATCATCTCCAGCAACTCTTCCACAGGTTTCGATCCTGTTGTGAGAATTCCTTTCATTGTGCCGTGGTGACGAATCCGGCGAGTCAGCATCCGTGTATCAATCTCGCTGATTCCTACGATGCCATACTCTTTAAGCAAATCGTCTACGCTGTATTCTGCACGCCAGTTACTTGGTGTCGGCTCATGACGACGTACCACAAAACCATGTACGAATGGACGAATCGACTCGAAGTCGTCACGCGTAATGCCGTAGTTACCAATCAGTGGGTACGTCATGGTTACGATTTGACCGCAATAAGAAGGATCCGAAAGCACCTCTTGATAGCCTGTAATTCCCGTATTAAAAACGACCTCACCTGTTGTTTCACCTTCAGCACCGAATGCTTTCCCGGTGAACAGTGTGCCGTCTTCCAACAATAATCTTGCCTGTGCCTGCATCCCATTTCACTCCTCTGTGTTTATCAACGTTGAATACTTTGAGTTGAACATGGGGGACGTTACGTTTGGTGCGGCTCCGTGGGCAGAAAACCCTTTGATCGCTGTTATCTCCGGATTACTTTGATCCCATTCTTCAAATGGAGTAATCCGGTGATAAAGGCGAACGCTTTGCTTCTTCGGGTTCTTTCTGCCCACTCCACAGTTACGTTGGTGTCCATGTTCAAAAGCATTATTCAACTTTTCTTTGTTTCGTATGTTTGACTCTCGGCATGGTCTGCCTTGAGTTAGTTGTAAAGATGTTATTGGTGTATAGGTTGTAGATTTAGAGTTATAAAGCCTTGTTGTTTTAAAAGAATTAAAGAGGAAAAGCTTATTGATTTATTGATCTAATAAGTTACTGATTTACTGTTGTACCGTGTTATTCCACACGCTTTTGCCATCCACCCATGTCTGTACCGGCCATCCTTTTAGCTTCCAGCCTGTGAATGGTGTGTTTCTTCCTTTGGTAGCAAAAGTTGCTGGATCAACCGCTTTTTCCTCGTTCAGGTCAATCATCGTGATATCCGCTGGTGCTCCCTCTTCCAGCTTGCCAGTATCCAGTCGGAATACCCGTGCCGGATCTGCTGTCATGCGTTTCACGAGGAAGTCCAGGCTCCAAAGCCCTGTTTCCACAAACTTCGTGTACAACAGCGGGAAAGCCGTCTCGAATCCAACGATACCGAACGGTGCCAGCTCCATACCTTTTGCTTTCTCTTCTTCGCTATGCGGCGCGTGATCGGTAACGATCATATCCAGCGTTCCGTCCAGCAAACCTTCGATACAAGCTTGCACGTCGCGTGGTGAGCGTAGGGGCGGGTTCATCTTCCAGTTGGCATCCATACCTGGGATATCCTCATCCGACAATACCAGATGGTGCGGACATACCTCAGCAGTTACTTTAATACCGATGGACTTCGCCAGGCGAATCAAGCGAACCGACTGCTCCGTACTTACGTGGCAGACGTGGTAGTGAACTCCCGTTGCTTCTGCAAGCAGGATATCACGGCCTACGTGGATGGCCTCGGATTCATTAGGGATACCTTTGATACCATGACGCTTCGAAAACTCGCCTTCTGTCACATATCCGCCAACTACCAATGAGTCGTCTTCGCAGTGAGCGATGACTGGCATATCCATACTTGCTGCGAGGCTCATAGCATCTTTCATCATTTGAGCGTTTTGTACGCCCACCCCATCATCCGTGAATCCAATCGCACCCGCTTCTTTCAATGCGGCGAAATCCGTAAGTTCACGTCCAAGCTCGTTCTTCGTAATAGCTGCATAAGGCAGTACTTTAACCAGGTCGGCTTCTTTGGCTTTATCCAAAACCAACTTAACGACATCTGCGCTGTCGGTTACCGGTCTTGTGTTTGGCATACATGCAATCGTTGTAAAACCACCTTGTGCTGCCGAACGGGCACCCGTCTCGATCGTCTCTTTATGCTCGAATCCAGGTTCACGCAGATGCACGTGCATATCAATCAAACCGGGAATGACCAGTTTGCCTGAAGCATCGGTTACGCTATGCGCTGATTGCTCTACTTTCAGTACCGCTTCGTCTTCCACTCCAGCGATCTTTTGAATTTTTCCTTCATCTATAATGATCGTTTTCCGTTCAAGTTCCCCTTGATGATTCAAGATGTTCGCGTTCTTTATAATCTGTAGCATAATTGCCCTCCGCTTCGGTTCTGTCCGACTTGCCAGACAAGCCGGGTGATTTTCTTTATCGTGTACCCTCACATTGCTCTATAAGAACTTCCGTCCCGTCAGCCTATGACCCACAGCCAGACCCTGTTACAGTTTCATCGCACGTTCCATGACCGCCATGCGGATTGGAACACCGTTTGCCATCTGCGGGAAGATCCGCGATGCTGCGCTCTCCACTACCGCGTCATCTACCTCGACATTTCGGTTCACAGGAGCAGGGTGCATAATGATTGTGCTTGGTTTCAGGCGTGATGCCCGTTCTTCCGTCAATCCGTAGTGTTCGCGATAATCCTCAGCCGAAGTAATCAGGCCATGTTTATGACGTTCCAGTTGAACTCGGAGCATCATGACTACATCCGCATCGAGTGCTTCTTCCAGACCTACATAAGGCGCGTGTTCTGCGAGCTCCGGTGCCTGCATCGTTTGCGGTGCGCAGAAGCGCACATCCGCACCAAACTTTTGCAGTGCCCACAGATTGGAGCGAGCTACCCGGCTATGCAGGATGTCTCCGATGATCGACACACGCAAACCTTTCAGCTCACCGAAAGCCTTCCGCATCGTGTAGAGATCCAACAACGCCTGGGTAGGGTGCTCGTTATTTCCGTCTCCGGCATTCACTAGTGGAACATTCACTTTCTGAGCCAGTTGTTGCAGAACACCCGAAGGTTTCAACCGAATCACTCCTGCGTCAATGCCCATGGACTCCAGTGTGCGTACCGTATCATAGATGGATTCACCTTTCTCCACGCTTGATGCAGCCGCCGTGAAGTTCAGTACTTGTGCACCCAGACGTTTTTCTGCCATCTCAAATGAGAAGCGAGTACGCGTGCTGTTCTCGAAGAACATGTTGGCTACGAAGTGGGATTCCAGTACAGGAACCAGTTTCTCCTTCTGCGCTTCCCAGTGTGCTGCTCTGTTCAGAATGGAGTCGATCTCATCGCGGCTAAGGTTCTTAAGGCCAAGCAAGCTCCGGTCCTTCAATGCTGGTTGTGTAATCATCATGCCTGTTCCCCCCGGTTCTGAATGATCTTGACTTCGTCCTGTCCGTCCGTTTCTATCAATGCAACCTCGATCTCCTCTGATTTAGAAGTCGGCACATTCTTGCCGATAAAATCAGGTCGAATCGGAAGTTCCCGGTGTCCGCGATCTGCGAGAACCGCCAGCTGAATGTTCTGTGGTCTTCCACAATCCATCAGGGCATCCATCGCTGCGCGAATCGTACGTCCGGTATAGAGCACATCATCGAACAAAATCACTTTTTTGTTATGAATTGAAAGTGATTCAGGTGTCATCGTCAACAGTTCCTTGCGATTCGCTTTATTCTCTTCCAAGCGATCATCGCGATAAGGGGTCACATCGAGTTCTCCCCAAGGGATCGGTGTACCTTCGATTTCTTCAATCTTGGCGGCGATCCGTTCTGCGAGGTATACACCCCGTGTTCGAATTCCGATAAGTACACAACCCTCAATACCTTTGTTTTTTTCCAAAATCTCATGGGCAATCCGTGTTAATGCGCGGCGGATCGCGGTTTCATCCATAATGACATGTGTCTCTGTGCTCATGCGTTCAGCCTCCTCAGGATTTACCTTTCAGATCATGGCCCCGTGACGAGGAGAACAAAAAAGACTCCTTGCCGTGTTCATTGGCAAGGAGTCTCCGAACTTCAGACCGCTCTGAAGAAAGTTTACTCTCGGGATGCATCGCTTGATTTGCCGCAGCAAAAAACGATGTATCGTTCACGTTACCTTGCCAGTCTCACGGGACTGATTTAAAGGTGCTATTCATGTCGTTCATATTGCAGGACCTCACAGGGTTCTGTACTCAATATGTCCGTTTGTCTTCATGAATTATGACAGAAAGACAACCCTCTGTCAACACCTCAACATCACAGGCGAAATTCCTCTACTGTATTCCCTTAGAATCAGCAGTTCGGCTGAAAAACATCCAAACACATCACATTTCATTCGTTATTCATAATTATACAATAATTCTGTATATTTATCCATAGGCAATTGCGGAGAATCTTACAGCCAAAATAATCCTCTGACTATACTCAACGTTGGGACAGAGTCTAATTTTAGAGTTCAACGTCCAGAAACACGGAATACATGAAGGCTCTGCATTAGTACCCAGCGAAATGGGTAAAGTTTATAAACATGAAACAATTCATAGATGCTTCAATAAAGCCGATATACATAAGGATTTACAAATACGCGACATAGAAATAAGATAAGACCTACATTTATTTACATTTAGGAGGAAGTTATGCGTCACATTTGGCAAGTTTACAAAACAGACTGGTTGCATATTTTGAAGGTTCCCACAGGTATTTTTCTAATTGTGGCTATTATTTTACTACCCGGGGTGTATGACTGGGTCAACGTGAAGTCCGTATGGGACCCATACAGCAACACCCAAGGGATCAAAATTGCGGTGACAACCGAGGACAAGGGTGCAACTGTTGCAGGAACTAATGTCAATATTGGAGACGAACTGGTGTCCAGCCTGAAACAGAACGAAAAGCTGGGATGGACTTTTGTGGGCCAGGCTGAGGCTGATCGTGGTGTGCAAACAGGAGAGTATTATGCAAGCCTGCTCATTCCTGGGGACTTTTCAACCAAAATTACAGGTATCGTTGACGGGAAGCTGGAGCGCCCAGAGGTAATCTATACCGTTAATGAGAAGGTTAATGCCATCGCTCCAAAAATCACGGGTTCCGGTGTATCTGCGATAACAACACAAATCAATGAAAATTTCACTGAAGCCGTCAGTCAGGCTGTTCTAACCAAATTGAAGGAAGCCGGAGTTGAGATCAATGCCCAGCTTCCAACTTTGCGCAAGATGGAGAATGGCATATTCACGCTGGAGAAAAATCTTCCGGATATACAAGCTGCAGGTCAAAAGGTACTGGAAGTAGAAAAAGCCATGCCTGGTATCGTAAAAGATGCTCAAAAGATCGTCGAGATCGAAAAAAAACTGCCTGAAATCAATGAAGCCGCACAGTATGTGCTCAAGGTGCAGGAGTATTGGCCACAAATTAATGATGCAGCATCCGAGGTGTTGGCTATTCAGGAGCGTATTCCCGATATTCAAAAAGCCGTAGAACGTATTCAAGAAGTGGATGCAAACTTTGGTCAGGTATCAGGTGTCATCCAAACAGCCCTGGATAAAACCGACAAGGCTCTGTCTATCGTAACGGCCGCAGAGCAAGATCTGGATAAAGTATCCCAAATCGCTGGTAACGGGATTGAGCTGGCCGAAGGCTTAAATCACTTTGTGGATTCCAGTGAAGAAGCATTTCAGGCTATAGGCCCGGCGATTCGGCAAAACCTGCTGCTGGTGCAGCAAATATCAAACGCTGCATCAGACGTATTTGGGCAATTGCAGAATACAGATCTTAATAACCTGCCGACAGCAGAAGATCTGGACCGGATCGCTGCCCGTTTGGGGATTGCAGTAAGACTCGTCGACAGTATGGCAGAACTACTGGGCAAAATCGACAACTTACTTCCAAGCCATCCACTTGCTAATAAAATTTCGCAGCTGAACACCATTTCAGATAAACTTCAGCTGCAAATCCGCCTGACAGGGATTATCAGTGATGCTCTGCGTCGTAATACAACTCCGCCCGCAGACGTCATCGCCCAGTTAAATGCTCTCTCCAAGGACATTAGCAGCGGCATTGGCAATATCATGAACACCTACGAGAGCGAAATATCGCCGGCTCTTGCGGCTGGTGCGGATAAGCTGAGGTCTATCCTTTCCACTTCAGCAGATACACTACAGGGAGCAAGAGATCGAATTCCGGATATCGCGGACATTCTTGCGTCAGCCAAAGAAGGGATTACGTTTGGGCAGACTGAATTGACAAAAATCCAGAGCGAACTGCCTCAAATACAATCTAAGATTCATGAGATATCGGAGACACTCGCGAATAAAAGTGAAGGCTTCATCCAAGCTTTGAACACAGTATCTTCATTAATTCGAAACGATCTGCCCAAGCTGGGCACCAAGCTGAATGAAGCGGCTAATTTTGTTCGGAACGATCTGCCCAATGCCGAGAAACAGATAGGCAAGGCATCCGATTTTGTACAGAACCAGCTTCCGGAGGTCGAACAAGGAGTACATCGTGTTGCTACGCTTGTACGTGATGATTTGCCAGCATTGGAAAGTGCCATCAGCAAGGCAGCAGACAAACTTAGAGAAGTCGAAGGTAATAACCAGTTTGCCGAGCTCGCCAAGCTTTTGCGCGGCGACATTGAAGAAGAGAGTGCTTTCCTAGCAAGTCCGGTGAAAATCAAGGAACAACAGCTTTACCCGATTCCGAATTACGGATCAGCCATGTCACCATTTTATGGCGTGCTGTCCTTGTGGGTCGGCTCAACGCTACTGATTTCCCTGCTTCGTGCCGAAGCTGAGAATCCAGAAGGCAAGTTCCGGGGATACGAGTTGTATCTTGGACGTCTTGCCACTTTTCTGACTATTGGATTGCTTCAAGCGATCTGTGTCAGCCTGGGAGATATATTGATCCTCGGCACCTATGTCGCAGATAAAGTGTGGTTTGTCTTGTTTGCCATGCTGGTGAGTGCCGTATTTGTTACCATAACGTACACCCTGCTGTCCGTTTTTGGGAATATCGGAAAAGGGATCGCGATCATCTTCATGGTGTTTCAGTTCTCCAGCTCCGGCGGTACGTTTCCAATCAGCATGACATCGCCCTTTTTCCAGGCATTGAATCCGTTCATGCCCTTCACGTATGCGATTAGTCTACTGCGTGAGTCGGTCGGCGGCATCTTGTGGTCGACTGCCATCAAGGATATTCTGTGGTTGTGCATGTTCATCGCGCTGAGTCTCATCGTTGCTCTCGCTTTGAAACGTCCACTCAGCAGTCTCACCAAACGTTCAGCCGAGAATGCCAAGAAGACCAAAATCATTGCTTAAAATCGTCCGTGAGACCCTCTGCGTAATCAACGCAGTGGGTCTTTTGTTTATCCCAACATGCACATATCGAATGAATCATACCAAACAAGACAAGGCCATTGGATTTAAAGTCCAATGGTCTTGTCTCATTATAAAGATAATTAAAATCTCTGATTATTTCACTGTACGTTCCTGTTCCAACTGATCATAGGACTGCTTAATGGTTGTTAAAGTTTCTACATGACGGTAGATGTTGTTCCCTGCGGTGACGAGAATACATATCATGATCAAGCCTATTAGCACTTTTTTACCCAGCCCCTGACGAAGACCGATGACGAAGCCCCCACCGAGGAGGAAAAACGCAAACAGATAGTGTCCTGCATACAGGTACATATCGTATTGAAATACCGCCAGCCCGAAACCAACAACGATATGAAGTAAAAAGGCAAACAGAATGTATGACACAAGAGTCCACACTTCCCGTTCACGGATGCCTTTGATAAACCCAGTGAGCGCCAGCAACAGGATAAATATACCCGTAAGCTGAACATAGATCGGATTGGAACGGGTCAAATCTGTTACAAACGCGACCATACCCGGGTCCAGCAAATGTACTTTCGGTGACAGCATCGGATTAATCGTTAGCAAACTTAGAGCTTTCCAATGAGCTGCGAACTGGAATGGAGTGGCATAGCTTGTTCCCCCATTTTGAATGCCAAGCAGCCAGTTACTGACCCAACTGCGACCGCCAAACGCGATGTATTGGATTCCTGTCAATACTACGATGAAGGCAACGGCCAGTGCCATAATCCCGATATACTTTTTCCAACCAGACTTGTTACGCCACGTACGCAAATTGAAAAACATGGCTGCCGCAAATGGTACAATGTTGGTCGACGTCAGTCCGAAGTTGATGGATGCCAGCAGCGCATTCGGGATGTAACGGACATCTTTCCGTTCACGGGTGTATTGCATATACAGCACAGAGAACAGGATAACAAACTGTACGTACGGATACGAATCCGGAATCAACGCGGTAAACATCAGATAGGAGCTGAAACCGAACAATAAAGCGAAAAGTAACGGTGTGGTGATTTGTTTATCTTTTTGATTTAAAAACAGAAACACCAGCACAACCGAACCCGCATTCACAAGGGACTGCAGGACAAGAAAGAACCAATTCCCGCCCAGCAATTGAGCACCTGCTTCAAGCGTGACCGCTAGAAATGAAATTAACGGATGAATAACCGAAGAACTGTTGCTTCCGTAATACATGGAAGGATCGAAGTTAAATAAATTAAGTGGAAACTGCGTCGTACTAAATGGCGTGTATGACCCAAGTAGCTCTGCGTGATTCGCAATGTACGTCACGTAAGGTCCATTCATGAGAGCGTAAAAAAGAGCAAAACCCGCAAACAGGCCAAATGCCGTCCAATTGGTCCTGCGATTATAAAATAAGTAGTCCAAAAATTTCATGCATTCACATCCAGTTTCATTATTCTAGAAAACCAATAAACACAACCCGCCCATAATACAAGTGACACCGATCCAGCGCAAAGGACCCACTGCTTCCTTAAAGGCAAACCGCGCTATAATGAGCGTCCACACATACGTTAACGCATTGGCTGGCAGCACAACAGTTAAGGGAAGAAATTTCAACAATACAATGTTCAGCAGCGCACCTGTACCATAGAATCCTAGCCCCATTAAAACATGCAGCTTTTTGCGGCTGGTAGCGTAGGCTTTCAAACCCGCTCCCCCCATCGCTCCACACAGGGTCATTGCAATTAATACAGCAATCATCCAGCTATCGATCAACACTGGTCAACGTCACCCCAATTCCAAGCAGCACAACAGCGGCCAACTTCTGCACCGTAATTTCTTCTCCTAGCAAAAAGTATCCATAGATCAGCGCAAACACATAGCTTGCACACATCAAAGGATAGGCCACAGACAGCTTTTCCAAAGCAAAAGCCTTGATCATCAAAATGGCACCCAGCCCATAACAGAGAAAGCCGATGCCCAGATAGATCCACTCGGTCAGCCCCCACTTCCAGAACAATTGGCCTGTCGCTGTAAGAAAAGCGGAGACCAGCATCAACAGCTTGCCTGTATGGCGCCCTTTTATCTCCCCCACGACAATGCCTCCATCTCTGGCACGCGCTTGTTAATAAAGTATCGCTGACTCACCAACTGCATCACTGGAAGATCGGATAAGGAGTCGGAGTAGGAGCAGGATTGATCATAATCAATCACCATCTTTTTCTCATCCAGATAGGCCTGAATTCGACGAACCTTCTCATCCCCTTTGCAATTGCTGCCATCAATCCTACAGGTATAGCCATTCGAGTGACGAACCAGATCGGTACCAATGACATGATCCACCCAGGGAAAGTTTTTAAAATATTTCATATAGGCATGCGGAGATGCGGTCACCAGCAATACATGATAGCCTGCTTCCTTACGGTGCTGCATCTCTACACTTGCCTCCGCAAAAATGGCAGTACGCAATCGTGTATCAAAAAAATGCTCCAGATCATTTTCGGACATGCGTTCAATGCTTTTGAAATAGGAACGTTTGACACGCTCAACCGTCATCAGACCTGCCTTGAACAGCGCGGTATGAAATGCAATTACAGGCAATCTCCATACCTGCCATGGGTAACGGCGAACGCCGTAATGTACAAACTGAAACATGGAATCTCTGCGTATAATCGTTTTATCAATATCAAAGATGGCGATTTTCGTGCTTTTCACCCAGATCCCCTCTACCTTCCAGACTCAAACTTTTATTCAAAAATAGCAAAAATCGAAATAACACTTATGACATACAAAATGACCGTGATCAAGATGGGCTTGTCCTCAAATAGAACTCGATCTGGGGAACCACCTTGGTTCTTCATATGAATCAGATACAGATAGCGGAACATGCCGTATATAACCAAAGGAATCGTCCACATTAAATGAATGGTACGATCGGATGTGAACGTAAAGAGCGAATAGCTAATAATGGTCGCCGTTGTGACAATGGTATTGAACTGATCCAATAACGTAATTGAATAGTTATCTAACACTTTACGGTGTGAGCCGGTATTTCCCTCAAGCAGGGTGAGTTCATTCCTCCGTTTGCCGATAGCCAGGAACAGGGACAGCAGCATCGTACAGATGAGGAACCACGGCGTAAATGGCACATGGATCAGGACACCGCCTGCAATCGCACGAAGCACAAATCCAGCCGCAATGGTCATCATATCCAAAATAACGAGATGTTTGAGTACAAATGAGTACGACACATTCAATAGGAAATAAACAATACATAATACTCCGAATAATGGGTTCATCACGAAGGCTGTCCCGACGGAAAGAATTAATAACAGAATTCCGAACAACAAGGCGTGAGCAGGGTTGACCTGTCCAGAAGCAAGGGGACGGAACATCTTCACCGGATGCTGACGATCTCTGTCGCGATCTACATAATCGTTTAAAATATAAACGCAGCCTGCAACAAGGCTAAATAAAATAAAACCTAGCAAAGTCGATAGAATGGTCTCCGTCCGAATTTCCTCAAAAGAAAAAAGCAGCGCGGCAAACAACAGCAAATTTTTGGTCCATTGTTTTGGTCTCAATAGTTTAAGCAATCCTGAAACGGTATTGCCTGTCCCTGCAGCAGGTGTGGACACGGT
This window of the Paenibacillus marchantiae genome carries:
- the carB gene encoding carbamoyl-phosphate synthase large subunit, translating into MPINKDLKKILVIGSGPIVIGQAAEFDYAGTQACQALKEEGVEVVLINSNPATIMTDTNMADKVYIEPITLDFVTQIIRQERPDGLLPTLGGQTGLNMAVELARAGVLERENVKLLGTQLTSIEKAEDRDLFRDLMRELEQPVPESVIVTTLEESLDFANEIGYPIIVRPAYTLGGTGGGICANEEELRETVAAGIRYSPIGQCLVEKSIAGMKEVEYEVMRDKNDNCIVVCNMENFDPVGVHTGDSIVVAPSQTLSDREYQMLRSASLKIIRALNIEGGCNVQFALDPHSFQYYVIEVNPRVSRSSALASKATGYPIAKMAAKIAMGYTLDEIVNPVTGQTYACFEPTLDYIVSKIPRWPFDKFISANRKLGTQMKATGEVMAIGRTFEESIHKAVRSLEIGVHRLYLKDAETLDEATLNERLVKADDERIFLIAEAFRRGYTLQQLQDLTKIDWWFLDKLEGLISFEDRIREESELSSETLYQAKRLGFTDRAIAELRAEGQPGGTLTKEAEIRARREEENLRPVYKMVDTCAAEFEATTPYYYSTYETENEVIPSDKKKVVVLGSGPIRIGQGIEFDYSTVHAVWALQKAGYEAVIINNNPETVSTDFNTSDRLYFEPLFFEDVMNVIEQEQPVGVIVQFGGQTAINLAAPLRAAGVTILGTDLENIDEAEDRKKFERLLSRLEIAQPKGKTVISVDDAVETAQSLGYPVLVRPSYVLGGRAMEIVYSDAELLTYMEQAVKINPEHPVLIDRYMMGKEVEVDAICDGETVLIPGIMEHIERAGVHSGDSIAVYPPQHLSQDLKEKIVEITIKIAKELKTIGLVNIQFVIHKGQVYIIEVNPRSSRTVPFLSKVTNIPMANLATQAILGVKLKDLGYVDGLWPESDHVSVKVPVFSFAKLRRVEPTLGPEMKSTGEVMGRDPNYAKALFKGLIGAGMKIPATGAIVVTVADKDKEEAVPLLEGFYRLGYKIMATGGTAAALEAANIPVTTVNKLSEGSPNILDMIRSGEANFVFNTLTKGKTPQRDGFRIRREAVENGIVCMTSLDTIRALLIMLQTINFSSEAMPALVK
- the carA gene encoding glutamine-hydrolyzing carbamoyl-phosphate synthase small subunit, encoding MQAQARLLLEDGTLFTGKAFGAEGETTGEVVFNTGITGYQEVLSDPSYCGQIVTMTYPLIGNYGITRDDFESIRPFVHGFVVRRHEPTPSNWRAEYSVDDLLKEYGIVGISEIDTRMLTRRIRHHGTMKGILTTGSKPVEELLEMMGDTSIAELRNQVPMTSTQHVYNSPGTAERIVLVDYGAKTGILRELSKRNCDVVVVPHDVTADEIRRMNPDGIQLSNGPGDPKDVPHAVKMISELLGEYPIFGICLGHQLFALAAGADTEKLKFGHRGGNHPVKELESGRCFITSQNHGYTVNEESVKNTELEVTHINNNDKTIEGLKHKTFPAFSVQYHPEAAPGPYDNSYLFDRFIEMIREHKITHPQQPRQAVLAAAVKGAQ
- a CDS encoding dihydroorotase; this translates as MLQIIKNANILNHQGELERKTIIIDEGKIQKIAGVEDEAVLKVEQSAHSVTDASGKLVIPGLIDMHVHLREPGFEHKETIETGARSAAQGGFTTIACMPNTRPVTDSADVVKLVLDKAKEADLVKVLPYAAITKNELGRELTDFAALKEAGAIGFTDDGVGVQNAQMMKDAMSLAASMDMPVIAHCEDDSLVVGGYVTEGEFSKRHGIKGIPNESEAIHVGRDILLAEATGVHYHVCHVSTEQSVRLIRLAKSIGIKVTAEVCPHHLVLSDEDIPGMDANWKMNPPLRSPRDVQACIEGLLDGTLDMIVTDHAPHSEEEKAKGMELAPFGIVGFETAFPLLYTKFVETGLWSLDFLVKRMTADPARVFRLDTGKLEEGAPADITMIDLNEEKAVDPATFATKGRNTPFTGWKLKGWPVQTWVDGKSVWNNTVQQ
- a CDS encoding aspartate carbamoyltransferase catalytic subunit, with the protein product MITQPALKDRSLLGLKNLSRDEIDSILNRAAHWEAQKEKLVPVLESHFVANMFFENSTRTRFSFEMAEKRLGAQVLNFTAAASSVEKGESIYDTVRTLESMGIDAGVIRLKPSGVLQQLAQKVNVPLVNAGDGNNEHPTQALLDLYTMRKAFGELKGLRVSIIGDILHSRVARSNLWALQKFGADVRFCAPQTMQAPELAEHAPYVGLEEALDADVVMMLRVQLERHKHGLITSAEDYREHYGLTEERASRLKPSTIIMHPAPVNRNVEVDDAVVESAASRIFPQMANGVPIRMAVMERAMKL